The segment aatcatacagtcacatcaacaggatgttccctttagtcaatgactggggaatcatacagtcacatcaacaGGATGTTCCCTTTAGTCAATGACTGGGGAATCATACAGTGACATCAACAGGATGTTCCCTTTAGTCAATGACTGGGGAATCATACAGTGACATCAACAGGATGTTCCCTTTAGTCAATGACTGGAgaatcatacagtcacatcaacaggatgttccctttagtcaatgactggggaatcatacagtcacatcaacaggatgttccctttagtcaatgactggagaatcatacagtcacatcaacaggatgttccctttagtcaatgactggggaatcatacagtcacatcaacaGGATGTTCCCTTTAGTCAATGACTCATAAAATCACATCTATCTGTGCATACTAGTAGATGACAatgaagcagtgtgtgtgtgtgtgtgtgtgtgtgtgtgtgtgtgtgtgtgtgtgtgtgtgtgtgtgtgtgtgtgtgtgtgtgtgtgtgtgtgtgtgtgtgtgtgtgtgtgtgtgtgtgtgtgtgtgtgtgtgtgtgtgtgtgtgtgtgtgtgtgtgtgtgtgtgtgtgtgtgtggccttacCCCTGGTCTTACGGTTCAGGTACTCCAGCACCAACCTGACTAGCTGGAAGCAGGTGAGGAGGAGGGCTCCAAATGCCAGAGAGCCCACGTGGTACCTTCCAGGAATgaaagaaataaacacatttcataaTGAACTCCACATGAACACACAAGCAGAACCCAACGTCTGCTACTGAAATACACCACATTAGACGCACAGTCTAAAAAGATATGACATTACATATCTCTTCAAACTGATCCATCATTATGCTTAGCTTATCTACTACAACTAGTGCCCTCATATTCAAGATAGGTAAGCTttgtggtattttattaggatccccagtagctgttgcaaaagcagcagctactcttcctgggatccaaaTAAAACAAGAaatataatacagaatgacataatacagaacatcaacagacaagaacagctcaaaggcAGAACTACAGACATTTTTTAAAtggcacatgtagcctacatatcagtaGAAACTCACAAACTATctcggtcaaataggggagaggcgttgtactgtcaggtgttgctttatctgtttttatttagcaatatgagatggaaggaagttccctgcaataagggctctatataatactgtatgctttcttgaatttgttttggatttggggactgtgaaaagacccctggtagcatgtccggtgggataagtgtgtgtgtcagagctgtgtggctTAAGGCACAATCCTATGTCCCCACCCACAGAAACCCTTAGTCCCTCATGTCTTACTGTAGAGTGCGTATGAAGCACTGGGACAGTGCGAAGGGTGAGATTTCTGCAGGCTTGCTGAAGGCCCAGTAGTATGAAGCGAAGGTCCCAGCCAGGGTACATTGGCCCAGGGCGATGACAAAGTTCACACACCACAGGAAGGCAAAGACGTTGAAGACTTGCAGGTAAACCAGGTTCTGCTGGAACAGGCCTGTGTCATCGTACTTGAAGAAGATGCAGCGCACCGACGGGCAGTATGGGTAGGCCGAGGAGTTGAACGTCTGGgtagggagaggacaggacaggagaggagaggacaggacaggacaggagaggagaggacaggagaggagaggagaggagaggagaggagaggagaggagaggacaggagaggacaggagaggacaggacaggagaggagaggacaggacaggagaggagaggagaggacaggagaggagaggagaggataggagaggagaggagaggagaggacaggacaggagagcagaggagaggagaggagaggacaggacaggagaggaggggagaggagaggagaggagaggagtggagaggagaggagaggagaggagaggagaggagaggagaggagaggagaggagaggagaggagaggagaggagaggagaggacaggagaggagggaagaaatATCAGACAAGTgggaggcagtgtttcccctagtttaCGTAATTTCAAGGTGGGTTGCAAACATGGGGTTCTGACATCAGAATAATTTGTCAATTGAAACCAATAGAAGCCAAGCCATCTACCTGTGGCTTGCAGGTCTCAGAGCCGTTGATGAGACTACACTTATCTACAGAGGGGTCGCTAAGAGACACCACTCTGTAGAGAGGGGCCCCTGATGTGACCAAGTATCTGTGGGGAGCCTCGAGTCAAGGACCCAACCAAACTAAAGGCAAAAACCAGGGGTTGGAAACAAAATGATTTTCCAATCGttttgttctgaacagaaccataaTTTTTTGGTTTCCTTTCCACTGTTCAAAACCAGGAAACAAAAGTTAAGGAATCGGTTCGAACAAAAAAAAACTAATTCTTTATatcgttcctttctgttcctttttaaacctcaaatgtttttttacatttagctcgacttcaccaatcagtgtggatagggcagcttgctatggagcgggcAAGCTATTTACatgacttcaccaatcagtgtggatagagcagcttgctatggagcgggcAAGCTATTTACATGACTTTACCAATCAGTGTGgctagagcagcttgctatggagcggcCAAGCTATTTACatgacttcaccaatcagtgtggatagagcagcttgctatggagcgggcAAGCTATTTACatgacttcaccaatcagtgtggatagagcagcttgctatggagcagGCAAGCTATTTACatgacttcaccaatcagtgtggctagagcagcttgctatggagcggcCAAGCTATTTACATGACTTTACCAATCAGTGTGgctagagcagcttgctatggagcgggcAAGCTATTTACatgacttcaccaatcagtgtggatagagcagcttgctatggagcgggcAAGCTATTTACatgacttcaccaatcagtgtggatagagcagcttgctatggagcgggcAAGCTATTTACatgacttcaccaatcagtgtggctagagcagcttgctatggagggGCAAGCTATTTACatgacttcaccaatcagtgtggatagagcagcttgctatggagggGCAAGCTATTTACATGcattggacagacaagtgtagggCGCGAGATGTGACTGAAATTTTGCGggtggggggagagcgagagagggtggaggacgaGGCTAGGCTTGAAGCACTGGGCATCTTgctgttatgacatgcattatctgaattaggcccacagaattatacctacggaggaacggcttctatgaaggaactttgaatgtctttgaacttgaGAGTTGGCTTAACGATGGAccacaagcttgtgtgtgcagagcagcaCCAGAATTAAAAGGAATCCAATGTGAAATGTGTTAACAAAAGTATCTGAAAATAATAATCCATTATTCTGTACTAAAAAGTCTCTCTCCAATTTCTGAATCATGCTTGTAACGTCAGAAGGCTACAATAGACTATacttcaaaggggggggggggggggccacaGTATACTATACTTCAAAGGGGGAGGGCTACAGCAGACTATACTTcaaagggggaggggctacagtatacTATACTTCAAAAAGGGAGGGGCTACGGTATACTATGCTTCAAAGGGGGAGGGGCTACTGTATACTATACTTCAAAgtgggaggggctacagtagactatacttcGGGGGGAAGCGGGAGGGGgaggtagcctacacacacacactggtaaagATTTTCAGttggcaggcagacactggaatacgtTTCTGAATGACAGAAATAGGCGCTTTGTTGCGTTTTTTTGTGAGACTGGAACCTAAAAGAACTGGAACCTAAAAGaacgttattaaccggttcccatacttttaaaataacggttctgttccagaacagtatagatcactttcgttcccgattctctctctgttcctctaaaAATGTTGTTCTTTTCTcgttttctgttctgttccaacCCCTGGCTAAAACACACATGACAAAATAAGCAGTAAAAATAACCATTAGCTTCTGCATTATAAAGCATTGGAAATGGAAACCCCATGTATGATGGGCCAAAGGATACAGGGAGGTCATTCCCCAGTAGGCCACACACACCACCAGCAGAACGAAGGTAAACAGAGGGTAGAGCAGGGTGGACATCAGGTAACCCACCACCCtgcagacagaacacacacattacacctcaTTTCATACAGGATAAAACACTAATAGATACAATAAATCAAATCTGAGGCAATGTCCGACCTGCTGGACTCCTCCATGAGAGCAACAGCAACAGAGAGTCTCCTCCTGAGACAACTAAGCACCAGAATCAAAATGGACTCCCACACGCACAGGATGATCACTGAGGAAAGAAAGAAATAGTGTTTTTTATTGAGCTGGCCAGGTTTCCCTTGTAAAAGAGGTCTTCTGACCTCAATGGGACATCCTGGATAAAAaatgttaaattaaataaatagaaACATATGCCAATCTTTGACTACCAAGCACCAAAACAATATAGGCCCAATATACAACCCATAGACGTTAGATAATGACCAAACTCACAGGAAGCAAGCCAGGTCTCTTTGACTACCGAGCACCAAAACAATAGAggacacaggaggctggtggcaccatAATTTgggaggatgggcttgtggtaatggatggagcggaatgagtggaatggtatcaaatacatcaaacacatggtttccaagtgcttgatgccattccattcacttcGTTCCAGATACTATTAAGAGCTGTCCTCCcatcagcctccactgatataggCCCAACATAACCCATAGACAGTACATAATGATCAAACTCACAGAAAGCAAGCCAGGTCTCTTTGACTTGAAGGTAGACTGAGATATTTGTATTGAAGCTTAGATCGCCGAACTTCAGTTTAGAAGTGCTGAAATGGTAGTATTCTGTGTAGCAGTGCCATATTCCTGGGGAGGAGAAGAACCCATTATGCAAATTCTGTCATCATTCTAGATTTAACAGAAAACCAAATAAGGCTAGTATGTGAGTATAAAATAGTGATTGCTAGATACAAAAGATTGGAAAGTCAAAATAGTAAGCAAAGCATTTTGGCCCTTCTCTTTCTTGTCTGCAAGCAcagacacacgacacacacacacacgacagacagacagacagacagacagacagacagacaggcaggcagacaggcaggcagacagacagacaccaccacCACTTTATCCCTACATATGATCCACATAATCTAGTCCAGGCTGCAGGGCTGTATGAGCCAGACTTACCGTAGCCTCCCACCACCAGAAGTCCCACCATGAGAATCCAGACCAGGACAATGGCCAGGTACCTCAGCAGCAACATGAACACCACACTGACTAGCAGAGCCAGCGTCAGACCACTGCAAACACAGCACGCAGCAAACTGTTGGAGAGCAGCTGAGGCATGGTATAGGCATGCTAAacactctgactgactggcatTAGTGTTGGTTGACAAGCAACTGTCCAGAGCAACCACCAGACCACTGCAAACAACTAGACATCCAATGTCTATACTGACATACCACTTCTAATACATGGTCAACACATTGCTaagtgggtggatagtgtggatattggAACAGAGACAGCTCAGGCAGTGTAAAACACCAGTGGACTAGTTGGTGCTGGTAGACTGACAAGATTTAGTGTTGGTTGGTTTACTAGCGTTAGTACCGGTTGGCTGTTGCCGGTTGGCGCGgccggtagcctagcggttaagagccgACTAGGGGAAAATCTGCCGCTGTTCCCtggagcaagacacttaaccctaattgctcctctaagtcactctggataagtgtctgctaaatgattcaaatgtaaaaatgttgaCAAGCATTTGCATTGGTTAGTTAAAAAGCAATTGCCAGGCTTATAGGTTGGCTGTGAACAAGACTACAAAGCATTGGCTCAGAGCCTCTTCTCAGATCTCCAGACACTATAATACAAGATACTATGGTAGATCAGTAAGGATATAGACACTATAGTGGATCAGTAAGGATATAGACACTATGGTGGATCAGTAAGGATATAGACACTATGGTGGATCAGTAAGGATATAGACACTATAGTGGATCAGTAAGGATATAGACACTATAGTGGATCAGTAAGGATATAGACACTATAGTGGATCAGTAAGGATATAGACACTATGGTGGATCAGTAAGGATATGGACACTATGGTGGATCAGTAAGGATATAGACACTATGGTGGATCAGTAAGGATATAGACACTATGGTGGATCAGTAAGGATATAGACACTATGGTGGATCAGTAAGGATATAGACACTATAGTGGATCAGTAAGGATATAGACACTATAGTGGATCAGTAAGGATATAGACACTATGGTGGATCAGTAAGGATATAGACACTATGGTGGATCAGTGAGGATATAGACACTATGGTGGATCAGTAAGGATATAAACACTATGGTGGATCAGTACGGATATAGACACTATGGTGGATCAGTAAGGATATAGACACTATGGTGGATCAGTAAGGATATACACACTATGGTGGATCAGTAAGGATATAGACACTATGGTGGATCAGTAAGGATTTAGACACTATGGTGGATCAGTAAGGGTATAGACACTATAGTGGATCAGTAAGGATATAGACACTATGGTGGATCAGTAAGGATATAGACACTATGGTGGATCAGTAAGGATATAGACACGATGGTGGATCAGTAAGGATATACACACTATGGTGGATCAGTAAGGATATAGACACTATGGTGGATCAGTAAGGATATAGACACTATAGTGGATCAGTAAGGATATAGACACTATGGTGGATCAGTAAGGATATAGACACTATGGTGGATCAGTAAGGATATAGACACTATGGTGGATCAGTAAGGATATAGACACGATGGTGGATCAGTAAGGATATAGACACTATGGTGGATCAGTAAGGATATAGACACTATGGTGGATCAGTAAGGATATAGACACTATGGTGGATCAGTAAGGATATAGACACTATGGTGGATCAGTAAGGATATAGACACGATGGTGGATCAGTAAGGATATAGACACTATGGTGGATCAGTAAGGATattgtgtatttgtatttattatggatccacattagttcctgccaaggcagcagctactcttcctgggttccagCAAAAATTAAGGCAGTAATATACATTATAATAACATTTTGAAACattcaaatacattttagaatacatTTCACAATACATTAATTGTGTACCCTCAGACCACTACAGTACaacacaatccaggtgtacatgtgtgtatagtgtgtatgttatgtaTAGCGTGTAtgttatgtgtgtttgtatgtgtgtgtttgtacctgtgtgtgtgattCTTCACTGTCCTCGCTGTtacataaggtgtatttttatcagttttttaaaatcagattttactgcttgcgtgagttccttgatgtggaatagagttccatataaccatggctctatgtagtaccatggctctatgtagtactatggctctatgtagtaccatggctctatgtagtaccatggctctatgtagtactatggctctatgtagtactatggctctatgtagtaccatggctctatgtagtaccatggctctatgtagtactatggctctatgtagtaccatggctctatgtagtactatggctctatgtagtactatggctctatgtagtaccatggctctatgtagtaccatggctctatgtagtaccatggctctatgtagtaccatggctctatgtagtaccatggctctctgtagtaccatggctctctgtagtaccatggctctctgtagtaccatggctctatgtagtactatggctctatgtagtaccatggctctatatagtaccatggctctatgtagtaccatggctctatgtagtaccatggctctatgtagtaccatggctctatgtagtaccatggctatatgtagtaccatggctctatgtagtaccatggctctatgtagtactatggctctatgtagtactatggctctatgtagtaccatggctctatgtagtaccatggctctatgtagtaccatggctctatgtagtaccatggctctctgtagtaccatggctctctgtagtaccatggctctctgtagtactatggctctatgtagtaccatggctctatgtagtactatggctctatgtagtaccatggctctatatagtaccatggctctatgtagtaccatggctctctgtagtaccatggctctctgtagtaccatggctctctgtagtaccatggctctctgtagtaccatggctctctgtagtaccatggctctatgtagtactatggctctatgtagtaccatggctctatatagtaccatggctctatgtagtaccatggctctctgtagtaccatggctctatgtagtaccatggctctatgtagtaccatggctatatgtagtaccatggctctatgtagtaccatggctctatgtagtaccatggctctatgtagtaccatggctctatgtagtaccatggctctctgtagtactatggctctatgtagttccatggctctatgtagtaccatggctctatgtagtaccatggctctatgtactaccatggctctatgtactaccgtggctctatgtagtaccatggctctatgtagtaccatggctctatgtagtaccatggctctatgtagtaccatggctctatgtagtaccatggctctatgtagtaccatggctctatgtagtactatgcGCCCACTGTGAGATAGTTGGAAGCTCAGACTTACAGTAAGATCCAGTACCAGGAGGAGGCAAAGTCCTCAAAGATCCTTACTCCTATGGCCTTTCTGTTGAAGCCTGATATCAGTGAACTGGAATAACGGAAAGATATAGTAGGTTAAGGGACAGtgatgatctgtttagatacacatcggctgtgtcccaaatggcaccctattccctatgggccctggtcaaaaatagtgcactacaaaagggaaagagtgccatttgggacacagcgtATAGTATCCACAGGAGAATATTAGTTCAATGGATGAATGATAACCCCATGGCGCTTCTGATGCTGTTGACTGTCTCGTTGACGGAGGCCATTCCGGGCAGAGTGAAGTTGGAAGGAGCACTTTTGAGAGCATGTAGACTGGGCAAACACCTCCCCAGAGCTGTAGTGATTCAAACGGCAACATACGGACGGGTAGAGTGAGGGAAAGGTTCAGAGTGGATTCACCTCAGTCTCATGCTGTTTCAATTCATCCTCTGTACCATGATTATGTACACATCCTTTacatttgatttaacctttatttaactattatTTAATATAGACATTAACAGTCCTGTCAGTAGATGTGAGTATGGATGCCATGTTAAACTACTTCACCTGATTTACTTGGAACAAGGAAGGATGGACAAAGTTCTGCATCAAGGATCTCTTGGACAGTCTGAAAGAGAGAGTACAGGACCAAACATGACTAGAAGGATGGACAGAGTTCTGCATCAAGGATCTCTTGGACAGTctgaaagagagaggacaggaccaAACATGACTAGAAGGATGGACAGAGTTCTGCATCAAGGATCTCTTGGACAGTCTGAAAGAGAGAGTACAGGACCAAACATGACTAGAAGGATGGACAGAGTTCTGCATCAATGATCTCTTGGACAGTCTGAAAGAGAGAGTACAGGACCAAACATGACTAGAAGGATGGACAGAGTTCTGCATCAAGGATCTCTTGGACAGTCTGAAAGAGAGAGTACAGGACCAAACATGACTAGAAGGATGGACAGAGTTCTGNNNNNNNNNNNNNNNNNNNNNNNNNNNNNNNNNNNNNNNNNNNNNNNNNNNNNNNNNNNNNNNNNNNNNNNNNNNNNNNNNNNNNNNNNNNNNNNNNNNNNNNNNNNNNNNNNNNNNNNNNNNNNNNNNNNNNNNNNNNNNNNNNNNNNNNNNNNNNNNNNNNNNNNNNNNNNNNNNNNNNNNNNNNNNNNNNNNNNNNNNNNNNNNNNNNNNNNNNNNNNNNNNNNNNNNNNNNNNNNNNNNNNNNNNNNNNNNNNNNNNNNNNNNNNNNNNNNNNNNNNNNNNNNNNNNNNNNNNNNNNNNNNNNNNNNNNNNNNNNNNNNNNNNNNNNNNNNNNNNNNNNN is part of the Salvelinus fontinalis isolate EN_2023a chromosome 6, ASM2944872v1, whole genome shotgun sequence genome and harbors:
- the LOC129856761 gene encoding choline transporter-like protein 4, which encodes MRSYLLGQPQQTVQEILDAELCPSFLVPSKSALGRCLPSLHALKSAPSNFTLPGMASVNETVNSIRSAMGSLISGFNRKAIGVRIFEDFASSWYWILLGLTLALLVSVVFMLLLRYLAIVLVWILMVGLLVVGGYGIWHCYTEYYHFSTSKLKFGDLSFNTNISVYLQVKETWLAFLIILCVWESILILVLSCLRRRLSVAVALMEESSRVVGYLMSTLLYPLFTFVLLVVCVAYWGMTSLYLVTSGAPLYRVVSLSDPSVDKCSLINGSETCKPQTFNSSAYPYCPSVRCIFFKYDDTGLFQQNLVYLQVFNVFAFLWCVNFVIALGQCTLAGTFASYYWAFSKPAEISPFALSQCFIRTLQYHVGSLAFGALLLTCFQLVRLVLEYLNRKTRGSQNACGRFLLNCLRCCFWCLEYFLKILNRNAYIMIAIYGESFCVSAKNAYCLLMRHIGRVVLLDRVTDMLIFFGKLLVVALVGVLAFFFFSGQIRLPGDTFQAEMLNYYWVPILTVMAGAYLIAQGFFSVYSMCIDTLFLCFLEDLERNDGTMQKPYYMSRNLMRILRKPKPFVTALPE